Below is a window of Picosynechococcus sp. PCC 7002 DNA.
CCGGGTTTGGGGATCGAGGACTTGGTTCAGCTTGCCACTGCGGTAGCCCTCTAGGTCTAGGGTGACGTACAGAAACCCATAGCCTTGGAACGTTTTGACCAGGGCATCGAGATCTACCTGGACGACGAAATCGCGAATTTGTTCGGGAGGCAACTCAATGCGAGCCGTGTCACCCTGGGAACGGACCCGCAGCGATCGCCAGCCCAAACGCCGTAGATAAACTTCACAACGACCGACCCGCTGGAGTTTTTCGGTGGTGATCAGTTCACCATAGGGAAACCGGGAACTGAGACAGGGTTGCGCGGGCTTATCCCACCAGGGCAATCCCAACTGTTTGGAAATTTCCCGCACTTCTAATTTGGCGATCCCCACCTCCGCTAAAGGCGATCGCGCCCCCCGTTCCTTCGCCGCTTGAATTCCGGGGCGATAATCCTGGAGGTCATCGGCATTGACCCCGTCAATCACGTAGGGATAGCCCCGTTCTAGGGCCAGGGGTTTGAGGGTGTCGTGGAGTTCGCTTTTGCAAAAATAGCAGCGGTTGGCCGGATTACTGACGTAATTGGGGTTGTCCATTTCGTGGGTTTCCACCTGTTCGTGGACAATGCCAATGGTTTTCGCCTGGGCGATCGCCGCTTCGAGTTCTTCCGGTAATAGGGATGGCGAAACGGCAGTCACCGCCACGGCGCGATCGCCCAAAACATCGTGGGCTACCTTGGCCACCAAAGTGCTGTCAATGCCCCCAGAATAAGCAATTAAAGCCCGTTCCGTTGCCTCGAAAAAATGTTGCAGTGCCGTGAGTTTTTCTTGCCAAGCCATGGATCGCCGCGTTCACTGAAGGTTTAGCCTGGGATCTTAACAGATTGCTCTGGTGCTTTTGGCCCCAAGGCGATCGCCATCTCCCTAGCCACCATAGACTTGATCAATCTCGGCCTCGATTTCCCGCACCATCTCCAGAGGAAGGCCCAACTGCCCCAGGAGTTGCTGGTAGACAATGCTCTCTAGTTCATTGACCCCATTGGCTCGAATGACCTCATAACTGAGCTTTAGGGCGGTAATTTTCTCGTTTTCCGTGGTTAGGGTATCTGTCAACTGCTCTAGGGGCAGATTGCTCGCCAGATAATTTTCCAGTTCCCCTTGCAGTTGCGCCTGGTGCTGACTGTCGTTGGTAAATTGCTCACTCAGGCGACTGAGGATCACCTGTTTCTGCTCTGGGGCAAAGTTGCCATCGGCCCAGGCCATACTCGCGGCGATGCGAATCAGGTTCATTTGCTCCGGGGTGACGGTGGGCGCTTCCCCTAGATAAACCTCAATCACTTTGGGGTCGTTTTGTACCTGATTCATGTTGCCTTCACAGAGTACAGAACCCTGGTGCAGTACCGTTACTTGCCGGGCAATCTGGCGCACAAACTCCATATCATGTTCGATCACGATCAGGGAATGGCTTTCGGCGAGGGCGAGGAGTAAATTACCGACATTTTCCGTTTCCTCATCGGTCAAGCCCGCCACAGGTTCATCCACCAGCAACAGATCCGGGGACTGAGCCACGAGCATACCAATTTCTAAGCGCTGTTTTTCGCCATGGGCTAGCCAGGCCGCTTGGATATCGGCTTTTTCGGTGAGGCCAATGGTTTCTAAAAGACTTAGGGTTTGGGTTCTTTCCGTGGCCTTGGTTCCCCCAAAAAGAGTAGGTAAAACGTTTTTGTGGCGATTACAGGCGAGGTCTAGGTTTTCGCGTACCGTTAAATTTTGGTAGACCCGAGGCGTTTGAAATTTGCGACCAATGCCGAGGCGGGCCACTTTATGTTCTGGGAGACCGCTGATGGTTTTGCCTTTAAATTTGACTTTGCCTGTGGTGGGTTTAACCTTGCCGGTGATTACATCTAAAAACGTAGTTTTCCCCGCACCATTGGGGCCAATGATCACCCGTAGCTCCCCTTTACCCATGCGGAAGGTGAGGTTATTGAGGGCTTTAAAGCCATCGAAGTTAACGGTCAAATTCTCAATTTCCAAGATATTTTCCATGGCCTCGCCCTACTCCTTTGTCACTAATTGGTCTTCTTGGATATTTTGCACATCGGGATCGTCGGCGATCGCCGGATAACTCACTGGCTGGCCGATCCCCAACAGACGGGCCACCTTGACCCAGAGAACGTCCCGCACCCAGCCCACAATGCCGTCCGGGAGCACCGTCACCACGATTAAAAACAGCGCCCCTTGGAAAAACAGCCAAATTTCTGGGAAGCTTTCACTCAAATAAATGCGGGCAAAATTGACCAAAATCGTGCCAATAATTGCGCCGATCAGGGTCGCCCGGCCTCCCACTGCCACGGAGATCACCATCTCAATGGAAAAGGCCACTTCCATGTAGTTCGGCGTGATAATCCCACTTTGCACCGTATAAAGGGCGCCGGAAATTCCGGCGATCGCCCCGGCGATCGCAAAAACAACTACCTTAAACCAGGTGGGATCGTAGCCCGTAAACCGCACCCGCGTTTCATCATCCCGAATAGCGATCAACATCCGGCCAAAGCGACCACTCGTCAGCCAGCGACAAAGGAGATAAACCAACAGCAAGGCGACAATCGTTGTTTCATAAAACAGCAACTGAATCCCTGAATCCCCAACCCGCTGCCCCAGAAAAACAGCGGTATCTGTCTTGAGACCATTGGTGCCGTTGATCAGTTTTTGCTGACCATTGAAAAAATTGAAAAAGACCAACAGCGCCGCCTGGGTGATGATCGAAAAATAAACCCCCTTAATGCGATTGCGAAAGACGAGATAACCCAAAATCCCCGCAACGATCCCCGGCACAAGCACCATGGCAAGCAGAGTCAGGGGTAGCGAGTAAAAAGGCTGCCAAAAGAGGGGTAATTTTTCGACGCCATAGAGCATAAAAAATTCGGGAATGGCACCATCAGGCAGTTGCAAACTGAGGTGCATCGCCAGGGCGTAGCCACCGAGGGCAAAGAAAATCCCTTGGCCAAGACTGAGCAAGCCAGTGTAGCCCCAAATGAGGTCGATCCCCAGGGCGACGATCGCCATGGAGAGAAAACGCCCCACGAGTTTGAGGCGAAATTCCGGCAAAATCAAGGGCAAGATGACCATCGTAATGATCACCAGAGCAAGGATGATTGCTCCCTCAATGAGAAGTTTGGTGCGCTGTTGTTTGCGCTGGTCACGTCGGGTTAAACCTACATTCATGGTGCTGTTTATGGGCTGGGCTATCGGAACAAGGGCTTATAGTTCTGCGGTTCTGCCTTTCGGCGGGAAGAGACCCGCAGGCCGGAATTGGAGGAAGCCGATAATAATCACAAAGGTCATCACCTTTGCCATACTGGTGGTGGCAAAAAAAGTGGCCAAATCCAAGAGAAATTGTGGGGCTTGGAGAGAGGTAAAAACGGTAACAAATGTGCCAGAACCGATGAGATAGTTGATAATCCCCAAACCGAGGGCCGCCAAAATGGTGCCGAGCAAATTACCAACGCCCCCCACCACGACCACCATAAAGGCATCGACGATGTAGTTTTGGCCGG
It encodes the following:
- the urtC gene encoding urea ABC transporter permease subunit UrtC; the protein is MNVGLTRRDQRKQQRTKLLIEGAIILALVIITMVILPLILPEFRLKLVGRFLSMAIVALGIDLIWGYTGLLSLGQGIFFALGGYALAMHLSLQLPDGAIPEFFMLYGVEKLPLFWQPFYSLPLTLLAMVLVPGIVAGILGYLVFRNRIKGVYFSIITQAALLVFFNFFNGQQKLINGTNGLKTDTAVFLGQRVGDSGIQLLFYETTIVALLLVYLLCRWLTSGRFGRMLIAIRDDETRVRFTGYDPTWFKVVVFAIAGAIAGISGALYTVQSGIITPNYMEVAFSIEMVISVAVGGRATLIGAIIGTILVNFARIYLSESFPEIWLFFQGALFLIVVTVLPDGIVGWVRDVLWVKVARLLGIGQPVSYPAIADDPDVQNIQEDQLVTKE
- the larE gene encoding ATP-dependent sacrificial sulfur transferase LarE — translated: MAWQEKLTALQHFFEATERALIAYSGGIDSTLVAKVAHDVLGDRAVAVTAVSPSLLPEELEAAIAQAKTIGIVHEQVETHEMDNPNYVSNPANRCYFCKSELHDTLKPLALERGYPYVIDGVNADDLQDYRPGIQAAKERGARSPLAEVGIAKLEVREISKQLGLPWWDKPAQPCLSSRFPYGELITTEKLQRVGRCEVYLRRLGWRSLRVRSQGDTARIELPPEQIRDFVVQVDLDALVKTFQGYGFLYVTLDLEGYRSGKLNQVLDPQTRSAQQYSGSNPAMIKST